The Pseudomonas sp. R4-35-07 genome contains a region encoding:
- a CDS encoding DUF4917 family protein, which yields MKDFQDIDAHLEDWSALRGAIDFNGILIGNGASRTIWEDFAYDSLFENARTVEEKPLGQSELSVFDALQTRSFEQALGALKTTSRVNKALAVSSAAPRNRYYAIKEALINTIHAVHIPWRLVQPSTLATLNTELARYATVFTSNYDLLNYWAILHTPGIDDLFRSADSSFDLRDTRTDATRILYLHGGLHLVRNLDGTARKLPSTDSTLLSSFAINNTIKTLDDVPLFVSEGPVHEKLKTIRSSDYLSFCYEQLLTHEGALCIFGHGLGPQDKHLVDAIRQASITTLAISVSGRSDGFIRQQKQRYSQLFAGTGAQLKFFAARTHPLGNPTLSVPVEH from the coding sequence GCGGCGCCATCGACTTCAACGGGATTCTGATCGGCAACGGCGCAAGCCGCACGATTTGGGAAGACTTTGCCTACGATTCACTGTTTGAAAACGCCCGCACAGTGGAAGAAAAACCCCTGGGCCAATCCGAACTCAGCGTATTCGACGCGCTGCAAACCCGCAGCTTCGAGCAGGCCCTTGGCGCGCTGAAAACCACCAGCCGCGTCAACAAAGCCCTGGCGGTCAGCTCGGCGGCGCCACGCAATCGCTACTATGCGATCAAGGAAGCGCTGATCAATACGATCCACGCCGTGCACATCCCCTGGCGCCTGGTGCAGCCCTCGACCCTGGCGACGCTCAACACCGAACTGGCCCGCTACGCTACGGTCTTCACCAGCAACTACGACCTGCTCAACTACTGGGCGATCCTGCACACGCCGGGTATCGACGACCTGTTCCGCAGCGCCGACTCAAGCTTCGACCTGCGCGATACCCGCACCGACGCCACACGTATTTTGTACCTGCACGGCGGCCTGCACCTGGTGCGCAACCTCGACGGCACCGCGCGCAAACTGCCGTCCACCGACAGCACGTTGCTCAGCAGTTTCGCGATCAACAACACGATCAAGACCCTGGACGACGTGCCGCTGTTCGTCAGTGAAGGCCCGGTGCACGAGAAGCTCAAGACCATCCGCAGCTCGGATTATCTGTCGTTCTGTTATGAACAGTTGCTCACCCACGAAGGCGCGCTGTGCATCTTCGGCCATGGCCTGGGGCCGCAGGATAAACACTTGGTGGACGCCATCCGCCAGGCCAGCATCACCACCCTGGCGATTTCGGTATCGGGGCGCAGCGACGGGTTCATTCGCCAGCAGAAGCAGCGGTATTCGCAGCTGTTTGCAGGTACTGGGGCGCAGCTGAAATTCTTCGCGGCGCGCACCCATCCGCTGGGTAACCCGACGCTGTCGGTGCCTGTCGAACACTGA